In Leuconostoc kimchii IMSNU 11154, the DNA window AAATAAGTATACCTTTCCTCAGAGCGAAAAAGCCTCTACGACATGAACTATAGTTCATATCGTAGAGGCTTTTTAGTATCTCAACAAATTAGATCAATAATAGATTACGTCACTACCCATGATAACGAACATACCAAGCCTTAATATCGGGGATTAGCTTCAATAAATATAGACCTTTATCAGTAAAATGATAGGCAATTTGTGGTGGATTGGTTGGTAGATGCTCTCTTATAATAATACCGTTTGCTTCGAGATCTTTTATTCGAGTTGATAGAATTCTAGGATTGATGCTGGGAATATGACTTTTCATCAGACCATAGTGATTATGCCCATCGTGAATAGCCTGTAAAATTTCCACGGTGAATTTCCCTTTGACGACATCGATTGTAGATTGCACTGGGCAATTGGCTGCTGGCATAGTATACTTTTTTTCCCTTCTTGTGAAAAATTAATAATCGTTTATCATATTAAATATATCACAAGGGAGACGATAAACCAATGTCGAAGAGCAATATCATTAAAGTACAGCAGTTATCCAAACACTATGACAATCATAAAATTTTAGACAATGTCAATCTAGAGATTTTTGAATCAGATTTTACTGTCATCATGGGGCCTTCAGGTGCTGGGAAATCAACGTTGTTACAAAACATATCAACGATGGATAAACCAACTAGTGGCAAAGTTATATTTAACCAACAAGATCTCACAAAACTTACAGACAAAGCGTTGTCATTATTTAGAAAAAAAGATATTGGTTTTATTTTCCAGTCATTTAACCTTATTGAACATTTAAGTGTTTTGGAAAATGTTTGTTTGCCAGGATTATTACTGAAAACAGAGTCTAAACAACAAGTAATCCAAAGAGCTAAGCAACTGCTTACCGGATTAGGGCTTGATGCCCATATGGAGCAAGCTATTACACACTTATCCGGTGGTCAAAAACAACGTGTTGCTATTGCTAGAAGTTTGATTAACCAACCTAAAATTTTGTTCGCTGATGAACCAACAGGTGCCTTAGATTCGACTTCTGGTATTGAGGTGCTTGATAGCCTCACGTTGAATAATCAAAATGGTCAAACAATTGTTATGGTGACACATGATTTAAAAGCTGCACTACGTGCTGATCGTATTCTGTTTATTAAAGACGGTACAATTTTTGGAGATAGAAATTTTACGCCTTATAATGCTAGTCAAATTGCAGCACG includes these proteins:
- a CDS encoding winged helix-turn-helix transcriptional regulator, which produces MPAANCPVQSTIDVVKGKFTVEILQAIHDGHNHYGLMKSHIPSINPRILSTRIKDLEANGIIIREHLPTNPPQIAYHFTDKGLYLLKLIPDIKAWYVRYHG
- a CDS encoding ABC transporter ATP-binding protein, yielding MSKSNIIKVQQLSKHYDNHKILDNVNLEIFESDFTVIMGPSGAGKSTLLQNISTMDKPTSGKVIFNQQDLTKLTDKALSLFRKKDIGFIFQSFNLIEHLSVLENVCLPGLLLKTESKQQVIQRAKQLLTGLGLDAHMEQAITHLSGGQKQRVAIARSLINQPKILFADEPTGALDSTSGIEVLDSLTLNNQNGQTIVMVTHDLKAALRADRILFIKDGTIFGDRNFTPYNASQIAARRIEIESWLQEMGW